The following nucleotide sequence is from Solea senegalensis isolate Sse05_10M unplaced genomic scaffold, IFAPA_SoseM_1 scf7180000014218, whole genome shotgun sequence.
GAATACGCTCATACACACACCTCCAACAGCAGGAGCAGtgaatcccacacacacacacacacaaaggcctcACATGCACATATTGAGTGGAGTGACCCACTCAGGAGACCTGGACAGTGATGCTTTAAGAGCAGCGCGACACTCGCCTCTCTGATAAGTCACAACTCAGTGCAGTGACAGAATAGGGTCACActcagagatgtgtgtgtgtgtgcacgcgtgtgtgcgcgtgtgtgcgttgGGCCCAAAAATAGACCTTCTATCTCAGGACGTGTCAACGTGAGTTTCACAACCTGCTTCCTCTCTGGGAGAAGGCGTCAAAGCTAAAGCCCCGTAATTGGGTTTTCTAAAAGTTCTTTTATGAtattttgttgaaatcctcCTCACACCCTGAGAGTCATTAATAAATACAGTTCCCTGTTCAGGACACACGTGTGCTGGAAACCTCACAGCATAACAATTGTCTCATGTGTGAAGTTTGTTCCCCTCAAACAAAGATTACACAAGTCTTGCATAataagcactttttttttcaaactagCTGTTTAACCAGGTGTTGGGAGTCTTTTTATATCAGACGTTCGGTCTATTTATAGGGAGAAAACTCGCCTTAGTGTGGTCGCAGGAGCTCCACAAGACAACTGTCTCTGAGCAGCAACATTAACAGGTCCATGCAACACTaacaaaacttttattttcacttcactgtgtgGGGAACAATAAAAGCTCAAGACTATTTAGGCATCCTGGTGCCAAAAAATACTGCCCAGTGTCAGAAAGCTCAGACTCGGTCCTGGTTCAGGGTGGATCCTCTATGAGTCCCGATCTTCGTGCTATATAGAACATCTaagaaaatgatgtgaaaagtAGACAATTCTGAGGCGAAATTTTGGGTGgattggacctttaaaacttggAAATATTTAGACAAAGTAGTATGTAAACcttggagagagaggaggggagactCACAAGCCCCTCCCTAATTCCCTAGTGCCTAACTGTCCAAAACcggcaaaacatgttttaaagttgtcacaTTTCAAGAACAGTTGATGATAGAGATTAAATCTTTGAtatgtgagcgtcaggagggtttcagcagctcccacatttaaatttgtgaaaaacagGTGTGAATcgacagagaaatgacagttttaaaatacccctcgtcttgatttttggaaaaactcCAAAGGCTAAGGTAAGTTTCTCAGTCCTCGTGGAGAAGTTTGTCCTCTGCCTTTTAGACGTCGTCTACTTCAGGGCTTCTCAatcccactgccctgcatgttttagatgtttcaccTGCTCCAACACCTCATCAacaagcctgataacgacccaggGCAGTGGAGAATTCTGAAACCCTGTTCTACCTGGAACCTTTGTAGAACTGGAAGCTCTAGAGAGTTCCTCAGGGGTGAAGACGTACACGTAGGTCACTGGACTTGGATAAGAGGTCCTCAAGAAAACCCCAACTGAGAGCGTTTGCAAACATCTCATGATGAACATCCAGCAAACCGTTGAAGGTCAACATAAAACAGAAGTTTTTTCACTGAATGGAGaagatgaaatcaaatgaaacgCTGCAGTTTGATCGACTTAGACGAGAGGTGAGAAGATGCAGCACCAAGCAACGCCTCACTCACCTCTGTCCATCCCTGTCATTCCTGAGACATCACCCCGGCCCACCCCAACTGTCTCCTGGCAACAGGGTAACCACGGAGACGGGCTCCTTTTTGGATCGCCGACATGCAGGAAGTAATGCTCTGGTTGGATGGGGGTAATTATGGGTTGTAGATGCCGGCTGGCTGCTTGACAGCGAGGAATAGTCAGCAGGAGATCCATGTGCACACCAGAGTCTGAAACCTGTGCACACAATATGTCCAGgcctgtgtccacacacacacacacacacacacacacacacacacacaccagactgCAAGCGTGTTcattctgcatgtgtgtgtgtttgtcacccACACAGTCACATGGGCAAAGAATCATTTCATTAGGAAAAGTGAAGCAAGTGAGACAAGTGACAGGAGCTTttatactgcacacacacacacacacacacacacacacactcacacacacacgcacgcacacacacacacacacagacacacgctctcctcacatacacactcacacacacacacacacacacaccacacccacacacacacagacacacactctccctcatatacactcacacacagacacaagctctcctcacacacactctcacacacacacacacacactctcacacacacacgcatacacactcacacacacacctgcacacacacacacacacacacacttatgcacacacacacacgcacacacacacacacacacacacacacacacacacacacacacagacacacacactctctctctccctcatatacacactcacacacacgctctctctctcacacacacacacacttatgcacacacacgcacgcacgcacacacacgcacacacacacactcacacactcacgtcCACgtctcacgtgtgtgtgtgtgtgtgtgtgtgtgagtgatttccagagctgacagtgacagtgtctgtgtttgatttcCAAACCGTGAGCAGGTGGATTTTCTCTCACCTGCTCACGGTAACACACAGTTTTAAGTTGACAAATATTCATTTCATTACACTTTAGATGTCAATCATCGTGACACAGAAGCCGTGCACAATTAAACTTCATTTTACCTGACAATCAGGCACTGAAGTGACGTCATTCATGCGTCACGCACAGATTCATCTCCACAACAGTGAAAAATGCacggaaaaacacaacattctaCACAACTCTCTCTTTCTATAAGGACACTTTTTTAATTTGGTGCGATGCTTCAGAATGGAAATgcaaatcagcaaaaaatttttagctgagtcatgtttctgggctgttttttttctacacattTGGAAAATGATGTCTTTAAAAATGACCTCATGATTCGGTGAACTGGATTTTTCTCTACAGAGTTttacatagatacatacatacaactATTAAAACCATACAGGCACTATATGACAAACCTACTGCCAGGATCAAAGTCAATGGATATTTATCAAATAGTTTGACCCTAGAAAGGGGCACCAGACAGGGCTGTGCATGGTCACCACTACTCTTGGCACTATCTTTGGAACCACTGGCTCAGTACATCAGACAAAATGAAGATATCAAGGGAATCATTATTGAAGGGACGGAGTATAAATTGGCCTGTTATGCAGATGACGTCTTGATATACCTTGGCCAACCAACAAACTCTCTGCCTAAATTGATGTAATCGTTTGAACAGTATGGCCAATTATCGGAGTACAAAATCATGAGTAAAACCCAATTACTCTCATATAATTATTGCCCACCAAGAGAAATCAAAAGTAGTTACCCCTTGACATGGCAAACAGAGTCTTTTAAATACTTAGGCATCAACCTACCAAAAGATCTTACAAAGTTATCGTAATACAACTATCCAcccatacataaaaaaataaaggatgacATCGCAAGATGGAACTTAATTCCCTTCCTCAGCCTTAGTTCAAGAATTGACTTAAAATGACTATATTGCCaagatttttatatttatttcaaacccTGCCAATAGAGATGAACCAAAACCAATTTAATGAGTGGGACAAAATGCTATTCAGGTGGCAAAGTAAAAGACCAAgtgttatgggaattatgcacctcatgtaatacatgaagacaaatgctcaatgcaaccgtttgatgtgacctgagaccactcactctttgtattgttaatgtaactgttggatgcgattttggccagtgaccatatgtattgttttaggaactgtttgaagtaacttgtgaatagagacaatgggtctgcgactgagggcaaggtgataacaaacccacagaggagggggtctgcaccttatggcagggtgatagctgacccattgagacagataaataccttgcgattcctacaagacagggagtcttcactttgtaactggcctgtgtgtgttgctttgtgaatgctcctcttgtacaagattaaacccttgtttggacactgagctgactccgatctccttcctatggatctcaattcttttgacaacttggcgcccaacgtggggctctGCTCACCGACCGAGGCCGGCTATCCGGGGCCAACCGAAGATCCGCGGCGCTACGGTATCGTTACGTCTAGGCGGGATTCTGACTTAGAGGCGTTCAGTCATAATCCCACAGATGGTAGCTTCGCACCATTGGCTCCTCAGCCAAGCACATACACCAAATGTCTGCTTATGCCTCAGAATGTTCAGGCGGCTCCCAGTCCTTGGTCCACCAGGTTTCcaatgagagcagagcagactCTGTATCAGAGTTCTATGATGCTCAGGAGTATCTGCtgacctcttcctcctctgagaATGAGGTGTCAGACGATGACTCATACATCAGTGATGTGAGTGACACCATCTCCATGGATACCTACAGCAATGAGGGAGGCAGTGTGAGACACAACTCTGACAGCAGTGTGATAACTCTGACACGACGGCGCTCCATGCTGCCTGCTCCCTGTCCTGCCAGCAGCGTGAGCCTGTGGAACATCCTGAGGAACAATATTGGAAAGGACCTGTCAAAGGTGTCTATGCCAGTGCATCTCAACGAGCCTCTCAACACCCTGCAGAGGCTGTGTGAAGAGCTGGAGTACAGCGAGCTACTGGACACTGCCAACCAGACCCAAGACCCTTTCCAACGCATGGTCTATGTTGCTACGTTTGCGATAACTGCCTATGCATCCACCTACTTTAGAGCAGGAAGCAAACCCTTTAACCCTGTCCTGGGAGAGACGTACGAGTGTGACAGAGCTGATAAGGGCTTCAGATTTATAGCTGAACAGGTGAGTCACCACCCGCCTGTGTCAACATGTCACGCCGATTCAAGGAACTTCAGCTTTTGGCAAGATGTGCgatggaaaaataaattctGGGGCAAATCCATGGAAATTGTTCCCATGGGAACCACACATGTCACACTCCCTGCCTTCAGGGACCATTATGAATGGAACAAAGTGACGTCCTGTATCCATAACATCCTGAGTGGCCAACGCTGGATAGAACACTATGGGGAGATGGTCATCAAAAATATCAACAGTGACACCTGCCAGTGTAAAGTCACATTTGTCAAGGCAaagtcatggtattcttctactgaagtgaaaaaacCGGTACAGAAACGGATCGATCCTAGCTcatttaaaatagataaaaagcaagtcagggacttgggggagcagaactctcttatatttaaaagcaagtcagggacttgGGGGAGCAGGACTCTCTTAGATTTAGGGCAGGGACCTAAAAATGATTACTGTCTTTGGAAGGACAAGGTTTAAACTAATCCCTCAGGGCTGAGAAAACAACAGGCGTCGGGGTCTGGGATCCAaagcaagtcagggacttgGGGGAGCAGAACTCTCTTAGACAAACCGgtaaaataaatagattaaaTTTCCGCTAATAAGTAACAACAGTAAgttgaatatgcggtgccagtaacgaaagaagctgtaagtcatggtattcttctactTTGTGAAAATTTAGCATAAAATTAGAAAACTTAGGATACGAACTCTTTTAAAGTcgacatatatatgttgtgtgttaaatgttgtcttgtgttgttttgtgttttgtgatgttttaatgtgtgcgccatggctttgtgttgttttatgtgcctGGTAGCATAGGCTCAGGCTGCAGAGTGTTGGTCCTTTTCAGTGACAATCAAAATACCAAATTTTATTTGGGATTTGTTCCTGATAGTGGATGcattgttaaaaacaagaatagataaataaataaatagaaatttaGAGTCTGGACAGAAATTATATGTACaatatttggaaagaaaaagaaaaaacaggcaaacactgataatccagattaaaagttgggaaaatatataaaataaaataataataataatagtaataataataataataataataataaaaagtatgaaTAAAATTGAAGGTAATTTTTATATCAAAATGGGAAATGGTAAtagttgttataaatgttgttgtgaacctgACGAGGTTCAATATGAATGTGATGCAAAACGAATGGGCTAATAGGCACTAGATAatgtaaagtatataaaaagatgggaaaataaatatggatttagaGGAAAATTACAGGTAGAAGTATGTAAAAACTGGTAAAAAAGATAGAGGTAAAGTCAAAGGAAGAACTAGAAATGACCAAGAACCAAAGAATAGATTGGcggtttgattaaaatgtttaaaaataataataatactaaaatgaaataaaaacaacagtactaaaaaaataacattaatttaaTAAAGTAATTGGGGTAAGAAGATAACTAAAGCGGTCATAAACTAAGTCATTATAGGgctgaaataatataaaatatatatttccatAAACATCTCTCAAGTGTATTTGACAATTAGCTCAGGAGATATCAGAAGTTATGAGGAGAGACGTAGGAtgctgtgttctcttcagggaTTCCAGAGCAAAGAAGAAATGGGGGACCCAGACGAGTTGATGATTCATCGGCGCTACTAGTCAATAAACCAggtcatgcactcacacacacacatacataccaggacacagaagatgaggaggaagaagaagtatGTTAACTAgaaaacactgaagtatttttgaGTAAGAACCAAAAGCCATAGTCACCCTATTGgttaaaaatcataaaacttgttttctAAACGATACTGAAGCATGCAGAATAATAATTGAAGAAGATGAAGGCGGTAGTAAATTGCCACTTCAACACTGTAATGGTATGAAGGTGAGATCTGAGACACTAATCTAAGACAAAaagaatttgtttaaatttgttaCAATATTGAGTCATGGGATTACCCATGTCTCAACAGGAGGGATGGTATCCACGATAGACTAGACTACATGGATGTTAAAAccactaaaatgtgtttgtgcctcATGATTAATGTATTCTAAGCACAATGCTCAAGGCAGACTACATCAAAAACCAGATCCAGCACCCACAGGAGGGCCAATCAATCCAGGAGATTGGGTGTTGGTGAAGTGGTCAGCTTCACGCTGGGAAGGGCCCTATCAACTACTACTGTCGACACCTACAGCAGTACACATAGCTGAAAGACAAACAATGGATCACGCACTTCAAAAGAGCACAAATGCCAGTCAGATAAGTAGAAGCATTCACCATGCCAGAATTAAAGCTGTGTTTAATAACTGTTTCATGTATGACCACAATTGCattccttattttaaatatagtgacaTAAGGCCAGGTATGATAAAATGAGGAATAGATCAATAGGAACAATCTAGATGGGACACTAGGAGAGGTGCAGTGATAATACATGTGCTATTGTCACAGTTAAGTGAGTTTAAGTTAGATTTAGTTTCCAGGGCAGCCTAGAGCTGTGGCCGTCACAGGGGGCCTTGTGAGATCCAAAccttggaaaataaagttttgggGGGTTGAAAAAGACTGCCTCGTTTGGTATCAAGAGCGAGAATCCTCCCTGTGTCCTGAGAGAAACAAGagatgtgtaaaatatgtgtaaaaaacTCAAGGAGTGTTATAAAGAGAAATGCACCAGCAGGATGGTTTGATCACTCCTGGCTTGATGGGGaactgttaataaaaatgtggattgataaaaatgtgtattataatcAACAGAGATTTTTGACTTCACTAAGGAAGCAATTGGAAGCATGCATCAAGAGTTAGATAAGACTAGTTTAATGGCATGGCAGAATAGGATGACTTTAGACATGATGTTGCTAAAAAGGGAGGAGTACTGTATAATGTAGAATGTTTGGAGATATGTGTTGTACATTTATTCCTAATACAGCACCTGATGGCAGCATCTAAGGCAATGAATGGATTAATCACCCTATATGTAGAAGGACTGTTACAGAGACTCAGGACACcgctttgaaaaacaaaacaaaaaacaactatgcTGCATGAAAGAGTCCCAACTACTGATGACCACCGAGAGGACGACAAGAATGCAGCACCAGAAATGTTCGACTGATTTGACAAATGATGATCTATATGGATACATGTTAGATGAAGATAACACCATGGTTTAAAGGATAATTGCTGTTTACTCTATTGATTATGATGGTACTACAGGAAATCTAGAAGTTGTAGTGTTCTGAATTGGTCACCATTGAATTCATTTTGGGGTAACAatataatcaaaatgtttttgaatgtatgCTTTTATGCCTTGATCAAATGGAGTACCTGCGTGTGGTTGCCGGGGCAGCGGGACCGTGAGAGAGTTTCCCTATCTAGAAAGAAAATTGATAATTGGAATGTTTTGAACTGCTCGATAGGGTTTTCGCTCTCACACtctaaaacatttgttataattatGCTTAAGCATAAACAGGAGGGATatgttatgggaattatgcacctcatgtaatacatgaagacaaatgctcaatgcaaccgtttgatgtgacctgagaccactccctctttgtattgttaatgtaactgttggatgcgattttggccagtgaccatatgtattgttttaggaactgtttgaagtaacttgtgaatagagacaatgggtctgcgactgagggcaaggtgataacaaacccacagaggagggggtctgcaccttatggcagggtgatagctgacccattgagacagataaataccttgcgattcctacaagacagggagtcttcactttgtaactggcctgtgtgtgttgctttgtgaatgctcctcttgtacaagattaaacccttgtttggacactgagctgactccgatctccttcctatggatctcaattcttttgacaCCAAGAGTTCGCCTCAAAACCTTACAGCTGGCTAAACAAAAGGGAGgatgcaaaataataattttgcaGCGCAGATGAGAGCAGTGATATGCTGGTGCAATCCATCATATACGGCTCAACGTCCCCATACAGGCAATCTTAGCTGACAACAACTTACAAACCCACACAAATAACATAGATAACCCATGGGTGGCGTGGAAAACTATCATAAAAGAACATAAACTTGAAAGTGATATTGTGGCTTTTAAATGCTGTGCCTGTGACTCAGATTTTAGACCTAATAAATTGGATTTAAGGACTGGATAGCCAACGATATAACAGCCTTATGTAGTGTGATGAAAAACAAGACTTCTATCGATACATGCAGTAACAAAGACATGTTTGATTGAATTATTTTGATTCAGAAATGATTGATAAAACAGTTTCATGCTTATATAAGGGGCTGTCGAATTTGAAACCACATTCAACTTCATATGGGAAAGAGGAAGGGGGGATAACTATAGCTGAGGAAGAATGGACAACAGGTATCAATGGAGATGTACCAGCTCACAGAAGTGGAGGGTATTTGGATGGAAAAGCCTGATTACGTACTTCATTACACCTTCTCAGATGTCTCACTATGATGATAATTCCCCTGTCTGCTGGAGGAACTGTGGAAATCAAAGTGCAAACCACTACCATGTTTTCTGGGACTGTCCTGTCATTCAGGGCTATTGGAGAAAGATACATAATGCCTTACAGGATATCttccttaaaagaaaaaaaaaaaagacttcatacgttcataagtggtctaaaaatgactgtatttgaCTAACATTGGTATCGGTCGATCCCTGAGATTTTTGATTGGTATCATCCCGTAGTGTGAAGAAGAATTTGCCAATACAGAATAAAGATTTTGAAATAAGGTATTaagtatttataatatataaaaacaacaataacaaaaaggaACGTGAAAACAGAGCATGtcataatatgtatatttaattatttatgtcTTTAGTTATGCAGCGTGAGCGAGCGTCTCAGCACCTCTCATGTGATTCCATTAGAGGCGTCAGAGTCTGATGATcacagtgtgactgtgtcacAAAAGCCCCACACAttcatagcagcagcagcagcagcagctttgccAGCTGGTGACTTTCTTTTCTACAGGAGAGAGCTGTTGATCATGTAATGACTCCACTTCACCGATCCAAAGAGACTTTTAACAACAAGTCACTGCTGCAAACTGAATAATCCACTGATTCATAGAAAACCAGCAGCACAGCTGGTCATTGATCCTGCGTCTCTTTAAAGACTTCTCACAGCCGTTCATCCTTTTCTCCTTTACCTGAGATCAGCGCATTTCAACCAAAAATTACCCTTTCAGATTACGACTTTTCAGATTAGCAGGAACTCTCGAGGGGTTACCtcggtaggtaggtagatagatagctagctaAGTAGGTACTCACTAGGTGGGTATGTAGATGTAGGCAAATAACAGaagtgacagaaacagaaattatgcaacattatttgtatctttcatttaaaaaatgaggCTGTcacaagcaatactatcagcccTAATgcttcattattcattatttcattacacTGTTGTCTCtgttgacatgaaacaaatctcACACcagacacgagatctaaacaaacaaacctacaCCGAGAAACACGAGGACTACACTTTGAATGCAACAGATActggtttatatttaaaaatgatatatcTTGTTTTATCCTTTCTGtattttatgatgtaaaatccTTATCTTTTCAGTTCATTATTCGAATTTACAACACAATTTGACtgattattttatgtatgtttCCACTAATGATTTGTTCAAAGCACATAATAATGTTGCTTTGTTGtcgttattttattttcaccaacCTCAGTCTCTAGATTCTCCACTGAGGCCTCGTATGTGTATCAGTATATAGAAGGGATTATACTTCTTTGACAGGGggtggagattttttttaatctcaccctCAAATCCtgatttggtaaaaaaaaaaattaaagaaaaaatgccACAGGCTAGAATCcataatcatttttataattatttaaatcattttctatAATGAACGCCTGAAGGTTCTGAATAAGTTCCAACAGCACATTCCTCACTCAGTGTTTAAGATCACGACGACCGCGTCCAGACCGTGTTCAGACCTGCTCTGACGTCTCCACGCTCACACGGCAccgatctgtgccacaggtgcaccctgtgggaataatacacaactccttacatggacatcctggagggagtgtatgtgtgtttatacgtcacatattcaggctttaaaaaaaaatatgctatGATTCATTTTGTGATCTAAattagcgataattgtgcagaagtcacaaaatacagcGTTCTTAGTGTTTATTTCTGTTCCTAAAAACGAGCCGAGCGAACTtggaactgtgacgtatttttaaatttcaaagttaaaTTCTGAATACTGTTTGTTCGGCGTGTTTATACACTGCAAAACATGcctctaaaaaaacaagaaaatataacaACTATTAGTCAAATTATCTTAAGCATCTTCAgccttaataagtaaataaatccaaaacATGGTTGGATTAGATAAATACACTGAGTTCAAGTCAATTACACTCgtacatattttcattttctgcagtGAAATAACTAAATCATTTCATCAGGTTGTACAGATTCTTATAACCTCTAATGAAAAATGATCTGTGTTAATATTTACGATTCTGTTGGGTCCGATGACGTCTgataatccctcacactacggGATTATTTGGCTAGATAATCTGtccaaatcagcctaaaatctgAAGACACCTACGATTCTGGCTAAttgtctttaaatgtattttaaaagccTGTTTTCAGTTGGACTAAATCTCGGGTGTTTCTTGGTCTGAATGAGGAGCGGCTTTGTCTTCACTCTCTCTgcaattattttgtaaagctgcagctttaaagcaaACTTGTGCTCGTCTCTCGTCTGTGAGTTTATGATTTCCCGTTCAGCCGCAGCGCCGTGACGTCTGTGCGTGCTGACATGTCCAAAATGTCTCCAGCTGTGTCCTGCTTTCTCCACATAGTACATGAAGAAGAGACATAAagatcttctttctttttccctttcttgCTCTGCTGGTGTCGTGTTGGGGTTTGTGTCGTTCTTCTCTCCTCAGTCTTTGTCATGTACTTTGTGtttcactcatttatttgtcactaaattgcatcacacacacacacacacacacacacacacacacagtctggcaGTCCTTGGGTTCACATTGTGggagaaagacaaacaacacgGTTTCAGTTGCAGCGTGAACAAAGCGACAGTGAAATCAGCACAGACACAGCATCAGCACCAGGGTTAGAATAGTTTTGACTTCTCAAAATGAGCTAGTCTTAATTAGTTTAGTTAGAGCAGGTTTActagttttaattttttgtaaatgcttagttttggtttagtttttattagtatAATATTATTTGAACTACGATGACTCACACATTTCACGACTGCACCTGATCACAGGCGACAGGACTTATCAAAACCAACCGAACGCATCGAAGACTCAcaaggtctcaaactcgcggcccgtgggccacatgcgggcCCCCCAACCAATAGCCCGTGGCCCTGCACTTACTTTAAGTGATCATGAAAACTGGCCCGTCAACAAAATTTtccataatgataataatacattaggttACATTATTACAGAATCACATTATTTGAtgtattaaattcaacatttaattgtaTCTAATCTTGTTAGATTGTCTACATGTTATtataaatactgtaatattctaaataacacttttactttgaagggtGAGCAATATCATgctgaatattttaaatttgcAGTAT
It contains:
- the LOC122760956 gene encoding oxysterol-binding protein-related protein 3-like; translated protein: MSAYASECSGGSQSLVHQVSNESRADSVSEFYDAQEYLLTSSSSENEVSDDDSYISDVSDTISMDTYSNEGGSVRHNSDSSVITLTRRRSMLPAPCPASSVSLWNILRNNIGKDLSKVSMPVHLNEPLNTLQRLCEELEYSELLDTANQTQDPFQRMVYVATFAITAYASTYFRAGSKPFNPVLGETYECDRADKGFRFIAEQVSHHPPVSTCHADSRNFSFWQDVRWKNKFWGKSMEIVPMGTTHVTLPAFRDHYEWNKVTSCIHNILSGQRWIEHYGEMVIKNINSDTCQCKVTFVKAKSWYSSTEVKKPVQKRIDPSSFKIDKKQVRDLGEQNSLIFKSKSGTWGSRTLLDLGQGPKNDYCLWKDKV